In a genomic window of Glycine max cultivar Williams 82 chromosome 13, Glycine_max_v4.0, whole genome shotgun sequence:
- the LOC100791862 gene encoding TPR repeat-containing thioredoxin TTL1 isoform X2 — MEMKAKNNNNKNKVGSELGCGLMGRILHLKSHKMRKASVHSLPLKNAHSDDDDVKTEESKVARKSFTHTEPPHKLSGAEQKPARMSVSIIHHQQQQPCTNRNNQHLRHSDVAARSSTSSFTSTSISSHTKFQQNQDKDHERKPRGDPTGNSLALARISTSKENNENKKSQLKLTGNLLVNNTPRRKSVEYMPKSAELNSVRSSYTNASKVLMGNIMRRNSNSNEVAQFLSPRLKKMDPEVLKSMGNEAYKQGRFEEALALYDQAIALDLNKAVYHCNKSAALIGLGRLQEAIVECEESIKLDPSYVRAYNRLATIYVRLGEAEKALDCNQSIPYVDSILAFQAQALQNHLNKCIEARKVNAWSDILKETQFAISLGADSAPQVYALQTEALLKLLRYQEAYVIYDKMPKFSIDWCTKMFGPARSAYLLVIGSMVYLASGRFEEAVASTQQAAKVDPGNREVNAMVRKARAATSARMSGNLLFKASKFTEASGAYNEGLEHDPHNSVLLCNRAACRSKLGQNEKAIEDCNAALMVQPGYSKARLRRADCNAKLERWEAAIQDYEMLLRERPGDEEVARALFEAQLQLKVLHGEDIKDLKFGSNLVSISSNDRFRHYVTSPGMAVVLFSNKTTHKKVLLVLEQISKRFPSVNFLKVSNRGQMQLMRFQLRP; from the exons ATGGAAATGAAGGcaaagaacaacaacaacaagaacaaggTTGGGAGTGAATTGGGTTGTGGTCTCATGGGGAGAATTCTCCACCTCAAAAGCCACAAGATGAGAAAAGCATCTGTTCACTCCCTACCCTTGAAGAATGCACacagtgatgatgatgatgtcaaAACTGAAGAATCAAAGGTTGCAAGAAAAAGCTTCACTCACACTGAGCCACCACACAAACTGAGTGGTGCAGAGCAGAAACCTGCCAGAATGAGTGTCTCTATTATtcaccaccaacaacaacaaccttgtACAAATCGAAACAACCAACATCTGAGGCATTCAGATGTTGCTGCAAGAAGCTCAACATCATCGTTCACTAGTACTTCAATTTCATCTCACACTAAGTTTCAACAAAACCAGGACAAGGATCATGAGAGGAAGCCACGTGGAGACCCCACTGGAAATTCTCTTGCACTTGCTAGGATAAGCACTAGCAAAGAGAACAATGAGAACAAGAAGTCTCAATTGAAACTCACCGGGAATTTGCTTGTGAATAACACACCAAGAAGGAAGAGTGTGGAATACATGCCCAAGAGTGCAGAGCTGAACTCTGTTCGCAGTTCTTACACCAATGCAAGCAAAGTCTTGATGGGGAACATCATGAGGAGGAACAGCAACAGCAACGAGGTTGCACAGTTTTTGAGTCCAAGGCTGAAAAAAATGGACCCTGAGGTGTTGAAATCCATGGGAAATGAAGCATACAAGCAGGGAAGATTTGAAGAGGCCTTGGCTTTGTATGATCAAGCAATTGCACTCGATTTGAATAAGGCGGTATATCATTGCAACAAGAGTGCAGCTTTAATTGGCTTAGGAAGGCTTCAGGAAGCAATTGTTGAGTGTGAGGAATCTATCAAGCTGGACCCTTCTTATGTCAGAGCCTACAATCGTTTGGCCACAATATATGTCAG GTTGGGAGAAGCAGAAAAAGCACTAGATTGCAATCAGTCAATCCCATATGTTGATTCAATACTTGCTTTCCAAGCTCAGGCTCTTCAAAATCACCTTAACAAATGCATAGAAGCACGGAAAGTCAATGCGTGGAGTGATATACTAAAGGAAACACAGTTTGCAATATCCTTAGGTGCTGATTCAGCTCCACAG GTCTATGCTTTACAAACTGAAGCCTTGCTGAAGCTCTTAAGATATCAAGAGGCCTATGTCATCTACGATAAAATGccaaaattttcaattgattGGTGTACCAAGATGTTTGGCCCAGCTCGCAGCGCTTACCTGTTGGTGATAGGCTCAATGGTTTACTTGGCATCTGGCAG GTTTGAGGAAGCTGTGGCATCAACTCAGCAAGCAGCTAAAGTTGATCCAGGCAATAGAGAGGTGAATGCAATGGTAAGGAAGGCCAGAGCTGCAACATCAGCTAGAATGAGCGGAAACTTGCTCTTCAAGGCATCGAAATTCACCGAAGCATCTGGCGCGTACAACGAAGGACTAGAGCATGATCCACACAACTCAGTTCTACTATGCAACAGAGCTGCATGTCGTTCCAAACTTGGTCAAAATGAGAAAGCAATTGAAGATTGTAACGCGGCACTTATGGTTCAGCCAGGTTATAGCAAAGCAAGGCTAAGGAGGGCAGATTGCAACGCCAAG TTGGAAAGGTGGGAAGCTGCTATTCAAGACTACGAAATGCTATTAAGGGAAAGGCCAGGGGATGAGGAAGTGGCAAGGGCTTTGTTCGAAGCTCAGCTCCAACTCAAGGTGCTTCATGGTGAAGATATTAAGGACTTGAAATTTGGTTCAAACTTGGTTTCCATCTCAAGTAATGATCGGTTCAGACATTATGTAACCTCACCTG GTATGGCTGTGGTGCTCTTTAGCAACAAGACAACCCACAAGAAAGTGTTGCTAGTGTTGGAGCAAATCAGCAAGAGATTCCCATCAGTTAATTTCCTCAAG GTTTCAAATCGCGGACAAATGCAGCTGATGCGGTTTCAATTACGACCGTAA
- the LOC102668123 gene encoding uncharacterized mitochondrial protein AtMg00810-like gives MFIKHGPQSITALLVYVDDIVLSGNDLIEIQNITKLLDYAFKVKDLGDLKFFLGFEIAKTPAGINLCQRKYALDILNDTGVLGSKPVSTPFDYTTRIHQHSSSPLSTEGASSYRKLIGRLIYLANTRAYITYVVQHLSQYVAEPTSAHQQATFRILKYIKGSPSAKIFLSVDSQIHLKGFSDSDWVDCIDTRRSITGYAIHLGNSLIL, from the coding sequence ATGTTTATTAAGCATGGTCCTCAATCTATTACTGCCTTATTGGTGTATGTGGATGATATTGTTCTCTCTGGTAATGATTTGATTGAGATCCAAAATATTACAAAGTTATTGGACTATGCCTTCAAGGTAAAGGATTTGGGTGATTTGAAGTTCTTTCTAGGCTTTGAAATAGCCAAAACACCTGCAGGGATCAATTTATGTCAAAGGAAGTATGCTTTAGATATTCTTAATGACACTGGTGTGCTTGGATCTAAACCAGTTTCCACTCCTTTTGATTATACTACAAGGATTCATCAACACTCAAGTTCTCCTCTTTCAACTGAGGGTGCTTCTTCCTATAGAAAACTAATTGGAAGACTGATTTATTTGGCCAACACAAGAGCATATATCACTTATGTTGTGCAGCATTTAAGTCAGTATGTTGCTGAACCTACCTCAGCTCATCAACAAGCTACTTTTAGGATTCTCAAATACATCAAAGGGTCTCCAAGTgcaaagatttttctttctgtTGATAGTCAAATTCATTTGAAAGGATTTAGTGATTCAGATTGGGTTGATTGTATTGATACAAGGAGATCTATTACTGGTTATGCCATTCATCTTGGTAATTCTTTGATTTTATGA
- the LOC100791862 gene encoding TPR repeat-containing thioredoxin TTL1 isoform X1: MEMKAKNNNNKNKVGSELGCGLMGRILHLKSHKMRKASVHSLPLKNAHSDDDDVKTEESKVARKSFTHTEPPHKLSGAEQKPARMSVSIIHHQQQQPCTNRNNQHLRHSDVAARSSTSSFTSTSISSHTKFQQNQDKDHERKPRGDPTGNSLALARISTSKENNENKKSQLKLTGNLLVNNTPRRKSVEYMPKSAELNSVRSSYTNASKVLMGNIMRRNSNSNEVAQFLSPRLKKMDPEVLKSMGNEAYKQGRFEEALALYDQAIALDLNKAVYHCNKSAALIGLGRLQEAIVECEESIKLDPSYVRAYNRLATIYVRLGEAEKALDCNQSIPYVDSILAFQAQALQNHLNKCIEARKVNAWSDILKETQFAISLGADSAPQVYALQTEALLKLLRYQEAYVIYDKMPKFSIDWCTKMFGPARSAYLLVIGSMVYLASGRFEEAVASTQQAAKVDPGNREVNAMVRKARAATSARMSGNLLFKASKFTEASGAYNEGLEHDPHNSVLLCNRAACRSKLGQNEKAIEDCNAALMVQPGYSKARLRRADCNAKLERWEAAIQDYEMLLRERPGDEEVARALFEAQLQLKVLHGEDIKDLKFGSNLVSISSNDRFRHYVTSPGMAVVLFSNKTTHKKVLLVLEQISKRFPSVNFLKVEIEDHPYLAKSEGVSSIPAFKIYKNGSRVKEISGNNHELLERSVKLYSS, encoded by the exons ATGGAAATGAAGGcaaagaacaacaacaacaagaacaaggTTGGGAGTGAATTGGGTTGTGGTCTCATGGGGAGAATTCTCCACCTCAAAAGCCACAAGATGAGAAAAGCATCTGTTCACTCCCTACCCTTGAAGAATGCACacagtgatgatgatgatgtcaaAACTGAAGAATCAAAGGTTGCAAGAAAAAGCTTCACTCACACTGAGCCACCACACAAACTGAGTGGTGCAGAGCAGAAACCTGCCAGAATGAGTGTCTCTATTATtcaccaccaacaacaacaaccttgtACAAATCGAAACAACCAACATCTGAGGCATTCAGATGTTGCTGCAAGAAGCTCAACATCATCGTTCACTAGTACTTCAATTTCATCTCACACTAAGTTTCAACAAAACCAGGACAAGGATCATGAGAGGAAGCCACGTGGAGACCCCACTGGAAATTCTCTTGCACTTGCTAGGATAAGCACTAGCAAAGAGAACAATGAGAACAAGAAGTCTCAATTGAAACTCACCGGGAATTTGCTTGTGAATAACACACCAAGAAGGAAGAGTGTGGAATACATGCCCAAGAGTGCAGAGCTGAACTCTGTTCGCAGTTCTTACACCAATGCAAGCAAAGTCTTGATGGGGAACATCATGAGGAGGAACAGCAACAGCAACGAGGTTGCACAGTTTTTGAGTCCAAGGCTGAAAAAAATGGACCCTGAGGTGTTGAAATCCATGGGAAATGAAGCATACAAGCAGGGAAGATTTGAAGAGGCCTTGGCTTTGTATGATCAAGCAATTGCACTCGATTTGAATAAGGCGGTATATCATTGCAACAAGAGTGCAGCTTTAATTGGCTTAGGAAGGCTTCAGGAAGCAATTGTTGAGTGTGAGGAATCTATCAAGCTGGACCCTTCTTATGTCAGAGCCTACAATCGTTTGGCCACAATATATGTCAG GTTGGGAGAAGCAGAAAAAGCACTAGATTGCAATCAGTCAATCCCATATGTTGATTCAATACTTGCTTTCCAAGCTCAGGCTCTTCAAAATCACCTTAACAAATGCATAGAAGCACGGAAAGTCAATGCGTGGAGTGATATACTAAAGGAAACACAGTTTGCAATATCCTTAGGTGCTGATTCAGCTCCACAG GTCTATGCTTTACAAACTGAAGCCTTGCTGAAGCTCTTAAGATATCAAGAGGCCTATGTCATCTACGATAAAATGccaaaattttcaattgattGGTGTACCAAGATGTTTGGCCCAGCTCGCAGCGCTTACCTGTTGGTGATAGGCTCAATGGTTTACTTGGCATCTGGCAG GTTTGAGGAAGCTGTGGCATCAACTCAGCAAGCAGCTAAAGTTGATCCAGGCAATAGAGAGGTGAATGCAATGGTAAGGAAGGCCAGAGCTGCAACATCAGCTAGAATGAGCGGAAACTTGCTCTTCAAGGCATCGAAATTCACCGAAGCATCTGGCGCGTACAACGAAGGACTAGAGCATGATCCACACAACTCAGTTCTACTATGCAACAGAGCTGCATGTCGTTCCAAACTTGGTCAAAATGAGAAAGCAATTGAAGATTGTAACGCGGCACTTATGGTTCAGCCAGGTTATAGCAAAGCAAGGCTAAGGAGGGCAGATTGCAACGCCAAG TTGGAAAGGTGGGAAGCTGCTATTCAAGACTACGAAATGCTATTAAGGGAAAGGCCAGGGGATGAGGAAGTGGCAAGGGCTTTGTTCGAAGCTCAGCTCCAACTCAAGGTGCTTCATGGTGAAGATATTAAGGACTTGAAATTTGGTTCAAACTTGGTTTCCATCTCAAGTAATGATCGGTTCAGACATTATGTAACCTCACCTG GTATGGCTGTGGTGCTCTTTAGCAACAAGACAACCCACAAGAAAGTGTTGCTAGTGTTGGAGCAAATCAGCAAGAGATTCCCATCAGTTAATTTCCTCAAG GTGGAAATCGAAGACCACCCCTACTTAGCAAAGTCAGAAGGTGTGAGCTCTATCCCAGCCTTCAAAATATACAAGAACGGATCAAGGGTTAAAGAAATCTCAGGCAACAACCACGAGTTGTTAGAAAGATCAGTTAAATTGTATAGCAGCTGA